In Pasteuria penetrans, a genomic segment contains:
- the icd gene encoding NADP-dependent isocitrate dehydrogenase, whose amino-acid sequence MAELQTVSEGLPISWKDSSLQVPDQPIIPYIEGDGVGSDVWMATRRVLDAAVTSSYGKKRKIVWYEVYAGEKAQQRVGSWLPRTTLDALRRYRVAIKGPLATPVGEGIRSLNVAIRQELDLYVCLRPIRHIPGVPSPVLRPGDVDMVIFRENSEDIYSGIEWEADSVEAKKIIRFLQEEMGVSTIRFPDSCGIGIKPVSREGTERLVRSAIGYALRWGRKNVTLVHKGNIMKYTEGAFKKWGYELAEREFGGKTFTGLQYEKIAKEQGVEAAQSAADRAVEEGKIVIQDVIADAFLQQILLRPRAYDCIATLNLNGDYLSDALAAQVGGIGVAPGANLNEVTGHAVFEATHGTAPRHAGQDRANPSSLLLSGTMMLRHIGWTRAAEKVEEGIEAAVSQKTVTYDLARQMEGATRVRCSGFADRVIACMGD is encoded by the coding sequence ATGGCGGAGTTGCAAACGGTTTCCGAAGGGTTGCCTATTTCATGGAAGGATTCTTCTTTACAGGTACCCGATCAGCCGATCATTCCCTACATCGAGGGGGATGGCGTGGGTTCCGATGTGTGGATGGCTACGCGCCGGGTGCTCGACGCCGCGGTAACCAGTTCCTATGGAAAAAAGAGGAAAATTGTTTGGTATGAGGTGTATGCTGGTGAAAAAGCCCAGCAACGGGTGGGGAGTTGGTTGCCGAGGACCACATTGGATGCCTTACGACGTTATCGGGTTGCTATCAAGGGCCCTTTGGCCACACCCGTAGGGGAAGGGATTCGTTCCCTCAACGTGGCTATACGGCAGGAATTGGATCTTTACGTGTGTTTGCGTCCCATTCGCCATATCCCGGGCGTGCCTTCTCCTGTTCTACGACCTGGTGATGTGGACATGGTTATTTTCAGGGAGAATTCAGAGGATATTTATTCTGGGATCGAATGGGAGGCAGACTCCGTTGAAGCCAAGAAAATAATTCGTTTTCTACAAGAGGAAATGGGGGTTTCAACGATTCGTTTTCCTGACTCCTGCGGGATCGGTATCAAACCTGTGTCCCGTGAGGGTACGGAACGACTGGTTCGTTCCGCCATCGGGTATGCCCTTCGCTGGGGGAGGAAAAATGTTACTCTGGTTCATAAGGGTAACATAATGAAATACACGGAGGGTGCTTTCAAAAAGTGGGGTTATGAGCTGGCAGAGCGTGAGTTCGGAGGGAAGACTTTCACCGGATTGCAGTATGAGAAAATAGCAAAGGAACAGGGGGTGGAAGCAGCCCAGTCGGCGGCCGATAGGGCTGTGGAAGAGGGAAAGATTGTAATCCAGGATGTCATTGCTGATGCCTTTTTACAACAGATTCTGTTGCGTCCTAGGGCATATGATTGCATTGCTACGCTCAATTTGAATGGGGATTATCTCTCAGATGCACTTGCTGCTCAGGTAGGCGGAATTGGAGTAGCACCGGGGGCCAATCTGAACGAAGTTACGGGGCACGCTGTTTTTGAAGCTACTCACGGTACAGCACCCAGACATGCAGGGCAGGATAGGGCAAATCCTAGTTCGTTGCTTTTGTCTGGTACCATGATGCTTCGCCATATCGGTTGGACGCGGGCTGCAGAAAAGGTGGAGGAGGGTATTGAGGCCGCCGTTTCCCAAAAAACCGTAACGTATGATTTAGCTCGCCAGATGGAGGGGGCCACTCGGGTCCGTTGTTCTGGCTTTGCCGATCGGGTCATTGCATGTATGGGGGATTGA
- the mdh gene encoding malate dehydrogenase — protein sequence MACSRRKIAVVGAGATGTTTALLLAQEGAGDIVLLDIPEVEDPTRGRSLDLAEASPILQTTGNLQGGSEMELLRGADVVIITAGIPRKPGMSRDDLVVTNQQIVHGIGKNIARFAPDAVVIVLSNPVDAMTYVVFKATGFPPQRIIGQSGVLDTARFRYFVSEALGVAPRDVCGLVLGGHGDAMVPLTRYTTVGGVPLTQLLDESKISALVERTRKGGGEIVQLLKTGSAYFAPGAALVEMTMAVLQDSKRVLPAVVYLQGEYGYRDFYLGLPAVLGASGVERILTIDLTSEEKSALEFSVNSVRSVLQVLKAV from the coding sequence ATGGCCTGTTCGCGTAGAAAGATAGCGGTTGTAGGTGCGGGTGCCACAGGTACGACGACGGCGTTACTCTTGGCACAGGAGGGCGCAGGGGATATTGTTTTGCTTGATATACCGGAGGTGGAGGATCCCACGAGGGGCAGGAGTCTTGATCTGGCCGAGGCGAGTCCCATTCTGCAAACGACAGGAAATTTGCAGGGTGGTAGTGAAATGGAACTCTTGAGAGGGGCCGATGTGGTCATCATCACGGCTGGTATTCCTCGTAAACCCGGGATGAGTCGTGATGATTTAGTAGTGACGAACCAGCAGATTGTTCATGGAATTGGGAAGAATATTGCCCGGTTTGCCCCTGATGCTGTGGTCATCGTATTGAGTAATCCGGTTGATGCCATGACGTATGTGGTTTTCAAAGCCACTGGTTTCCCCCCGCAGCGTATCATCGGGCAGTCGGGTGTATTGGATACGGCCCGTTTTCGTTACTTCGTATCGGAGGCATTGGGCGTAGCCCCCAGAGATGTTTGTGGTCTCGTGTTAGGGGGGCATGGCGATGCTATGGTACCGCTCACCCGCTATACGACCGTGGGTGGGGTTCCTCTTACTCAGTTGTTGGATGAAAGCAAAATATCTGCTTTGGTCGAACGGACTCGAAAGGGTGGCGGCGAGATTGTCCAATTGCTGAAAACTGGCAGTGCCTATTTTGCCCCTGGTGCCGCTTTGGTGGAAATGACAATGGCCGTTTTACAGGATAGCAAGCGTGTTCTGCCTGCTGTTGTTTATCTACAGGGTGAGTACGGTTACAGGGATTTCTACCTGGGTCTGCCCGCCGTTTTGGGTGCGAGTGGGGTGGAGAGGATTCTAACCATCGATCTCACTTCGGAGGAAAAGTCGGCTTTGGAATTTTCCGTAAATTCTGTCCGCAGCGTGTTGCAAGTTTTGAAGGCAGTGTAG
- a CDS encoding PstS family phosphate ABC transporter substrate-binding protein encodes MATRCRRRTSVPLLVLLVSLGILVMIFVGGCQESPSDAKRTVYMDGSSTVYPIVQAAAEEFSREYPWVSPKVGTSGTGGGIRKLIGGQIDIATASRPINAEERKQAIARGLRWVEFPLARDGIAVIVHPDNPLLGEIDLGMLRRMWQPGSQVHTWRDLNSIWPDEKLTLYGPDTASGTFESFTKLITGLEKFSRTDYQQSGRDNILVKAVASDRFSLGYLGFGYYAENRDKLKALAVNGIAPTVQTVTDGSYPLTRKLYLYVNEEVLYRPEIQEFLRFFLRGRVVFIGVHGVPLPSQEYSSWEQRLSRK; translated from the coding sequence TTGGCAACACGGTGTCGTCGGCGCACGTCAGTTCCCTTGCTTGTATTGTTGGTAAGCTTAGGTATACTCGTGATGATTTTTGTTGGGGGTTGTCAGGAATCCCCCTCAGACGCCAAGCGGACGGTTTATATGGATGGTTCAAGTACCGTTTATCCCATCGTGCAAGCGGCAGCGGAGGAATTCAGTCGTGAGTACCCTTGGGTCAGTCCCAAGGTAGGCACCTCGGGGACCGGGGGGGGTATCCGTAAACTCATCGGGGGTCAGATCGATATTGCTACCGCTTCGCGGCCTATCAATGCGGAAGAGCGAAAACAGGCCATTGCTAGGGGTCTTCGATGGGTCGAATTTCCCTTAGCTCGTGATGGTATCGCTGTGATTGTTCATCCGGACAATCCTCTCCTAGGGGAAATTGATCTGGGTATGCTACGTAGGATGTGGCAGCCGGGTAGCCAGGTTCACACTTGGCGTGATCTCAATTCCATCTGGCCAGATGAGAAACTGACTTTGTATGGTCCAGATACGGCCTCTGGAACCTTTGAGTCTTTTACAAAGTTGATAACGGGTTTAGAAAAGTTCAGTCGTACGGATTATCAACAAAGTGGTAGAGACAATATCCTTGTTAAGGCTGTTGCCAGTGATCGTTTTTCCTTAGGTTATTTGGGCTTCGGATATTATGCGGAAAATAGGGATAAATTGAAGGCCCTGGCAGTGAATGGGATTGCCCCCACTGTACAAACGGTAACAGACGGTTCTTATCCGTTGACGAGGAAGCTTTATCTATATGTGAATGAGGAAGTTTTATATCGACCGGAGATACAGGAATTCTTGCGTTTTTTCCTGCGGGGGAGGGTTGTATTCATCGGTGTGCATGGAGTGCCCCTTCCATCGCAAGAATATTCGTCTTGGGAACAGCGGCTTTCTAGAAAATGA
- the pstC gene encoding phosphate ABC transporter permease subunit PstC, whose protein sequence is MRQPMFRFRTVDNRKQRRERIVPWVLFSSVLLSVLTMLGIVITLVWESIPFFRIVPVQTFLTDTKWTVLFSADQQRAGVLPLVVGTLLVTGVSVLVAVPLGLGGAVYLSEYASARSRRILKPFLELLAGIPTIVYGFFASMAVTPSLRSIFPKIGFFNALSAGIVVGLMILPIIASLSEDAMRNVPPRIREAAYALGATRFEVAWGVILPASVSGVVASFAIALSRAIGETMIVTIAAGATANLTLNPLEAVQTMTAFMAQVSDGDTAKGGLPYHSMYAVGLLLFLFTFFLHSIALRVTRLLQRRHA, encoded by the coding sequence TTGCGGCAACCAATGTTTCGTTTTCGAACCGTCGACAATAGAAAACAGCGCAGGGAACGAATTGTCCCTTGGGTACTCTTTTCCTCCGTTTTACTTTCTGTCCTAACTATGTTAGGTATCGTGATTACGTTAGTTTGGGAGTCTATTCCCTTTTTTCGAATCGTACCGGTTCAAACCTTCCTGACGGACACGAAGTGGACGGTCCTATTTTCGGCAGACCAGCAGCGGGCCGGTGTCCTACCCTTGGTTGTGGGAACCTTATTGGTAACAGGGGTATCCGTCCTAGTGGCCGTACCTTTGGGACTGGGGGGAGCGGTTTACTTGAGCGAGTATGCTTCGGCTCGATCGCGTCGAATCCTAAAACCTTTTCTGGAATTGTTGGCCGGCATTCCCACCATTGTTTATGGTTTTTTTGCCTCCATGGCGGTTACACCTTCCCTGCGATCTATTTTCCCAAAGATTGGTTTCTTCAATGCTTTGTCGGCCGGGATCGTAGTGGGTTTGATGATTCTTCCCATCATTGCCTCCCTGAGTGAGGATGCCATGCGCAATGTGCCGCCGCGTATCCGTGAGGCCGCCTATGCCCTGGGGGCCACGCGTTTTGAGGTGGCTTGGGGTGTCATTCTACCGGCCTCCGTTTCTGGTGTGGTAGCCTCCTTTGCCATTGCATTGTCCCGGGCTATTGGTGAGACCATGATTGTAACTATTGCCGCTGGGGCGACGGCTAATTTGACTTTGAACCCCCTAGAGGCCGTGCAAACGATGACGGCTTTTATGGCCCAGGTATCCGATGGGGATACGGCTAAGGGAGGATTACCCTATCATTCCATGTATGCAGTGGGTCTATTGCTCTTCTTATTCACCTTTTTCCTGCATTCCATAGCCCTTAGGGTAACGCGTCTTTTACAGAGGAGGCATGCGTAA
- the pstA gene encoding phosphate ABC transporter permease PstA, which produces MAVSPDPVRPPSSASSSAASPFSPGQDSIPTRLSWQWRRKWLDRLVYALCGMAAWLGVGIVFWLLVDVVQRGLPWLTTTFFTEVMPSRLPSRAGFLGAIWGSVFMILLVIPIAFFLAISTSLYLEEYAKPSRWTRFVQLNLSNLAAVPSVVYGMLGVTLFVRALHLGTSVLSAALTLVLMVLPIVVVAAQEAIRGVPDFLRQASYAMGATHWQTICRVVLPRALPGMVTGMLLAVARAFGETAPLILIGVVPFLTRLPITPLDDFTSMPVQIYNWISESQNDFQNLASAGIVVLLAGLFAFNIIALIIRERSRP; this is translated from the coding sequence ATGGCTGTCTCACCGGATCCCGTGCGTCCCCCTTCCTCCGCTTCTTCCTCCGCTGCTTCGCCGTTTTCCCCTGGGCAGGATTCAATCCCAACGCGATTGTCATGGCAATGGCGTCGTAAATGGTTGGATCGATTAGTCTATGCGCTGTGTGGTATGGCAGCTTGGCTGGGTGTTGGTATTGTTTTTTGGTTGCTTGTTGATGTGGTACAACGAGGTTTGCCCTGGCTTACTACTACCTTTTTCACCGAGGTAATGCCCTCGCGTTTACCCTCCCGTGCGGGTTTTTTAGGGGCCATATGGGGTTCGGTTTTTATGATACTTCTCGTGATACCGATTGCCTTTTTCCTGGCCATCTCCACCTCACTTTATCTGGAGGAATATGCTAAACCTAGCCGTTGGACCCGCTTTGTGCAGCTTAATTTGTCTAACCTGGCGGCTGTACCCTCTGTGGTTTATGGAATGTTAGGCGTTACCTTATTTGTTCGTGCGTTGCATCTCGGAACGAGTGTTCTCTCGGCCGCACTCACATTGGTTCTCATGGTATTGCCGATTGTTGTTGTTGCGGCCCAGGAGGCAATTCGTGGTGTGCCCGATTTTCTTCGCCAAGCCTCCTATGCTATGGGGGCCACTCATTGGCAGACGATTTGTCGGGTGGTTTTACCCCGTGCTCTTCCCGGGATGGTAACCGGTATGTTGCTTGCCGTAGCGCGGGCTTTCGGTGAAACGGCGCCTCTGATTCTCATTGGGGTGGTTCCCTTTCTCACACGGCTACCCATAACACCCTTGGATGATTTTACTTCTATGCCCGTTCAAATTTATAACTGGATTTCGGAGTCGCAAAACGATTTTCAAAACTTAGCCTCTGCGGGCATTGTGGTTCTCCTAGCAGGATTATTTGCCTTTAATATCATTGCTCTGATCATCAGGGAACGATCTCGTCCTTAG
- the pstB gene encoding phosphate ABC transporter ATP-binding protein PstB, whose protein sequence is MKPPAIEAKRVNLYYGDKHALQDISLTMPVCSITALIGPSGCGKSTFLRTLNRMNDLFPNVRMTGAVRIHGEDIYRPGVDTGLLRRQVGMVFQAPNPFPKSIYDNVAYGPRIHGVRERKLLNSLVEHSLKRAALWDEVRDCLQNRATRLSGGQQQRLCIARALAVEPDILLMDEPTSALDPVSTTKIEELLRELKQHYTIVIVTHNMQQAARISDQTAFFLAGELVECAITAKLFSTPREKRTEDYIMGRFG, encoded by the coding sequence GTGAAACCACCAGCCATCGAGGCTAAGCGTGTCAATTTGTATTATGGGGATAAACATGCATTGCAAGACATTAGTCTAACGATGCCAGTTTGCAGTATCACGGCGCTTATAGGGCCCTCGGGTTGCGGAAAGTCAACTTTTCTACGTACCCTCAATCGTATGAATGACCTGTTTCCCAACGTACGCATGACGGGTGCAGTGCGTATTCATGGGGAGGATATTTATCGTCCTGGTGTAGATACAGGCTTGTTGCGTCGTCAGGTGGGAATGGTTTTTCAGGCCCCCAATCCTTTTCCCAAGAGTATTTATGATAATGTGGCGTATGGTCCACGGATTCATGGTGTACGTGAGCGTAAACTCCTGAATTCCCTGGTAGAGCATAGTTTAAAGCGGGCGGCCCTGTGGGATGAGGTTAGGGATTGTCTACAAAATCGCGCTACCCGTTTGTCGGGAGGACAGCAACAACGTCTCTGCATTGCTCGTGCCCTGGCGGTGGAGCCCGATATTTTGCTGATGGATGAGCCAACGTCTGCCCTGGATCCTGTTTCCACCACCAAAATTGAGGAATTGTTAAGAGAATTAAAACAGCATTATACCATTGTGATCGTGACCCATAATATGCAACAGGCAGCAAGAATCTCTGATCAGACGGCCTTTTTCTTGGCGGGGGAACTGGTGGAGTGCGCTATAACAGCAAAATTATTTTCTACCCCGCGTGAAAAGCGTACGGAGGATTATATCATGGGTCGTTTTGGTTGA
- the phoU gene encoding phosphate signaling complex protein PhoU — translation MGGRTRSIDQALADLKRMLLGMGEKVATAVEQAVDSLLTQNVALAQQVRDSDQTIDTLEATIDDTVIKLIATQQPVAKDLRKLISTLRMAADFERMADLATNIADVTMVLRDQDPTLLPTDPIVKMAELTQQMIRSGIVSYVEGDSERAYVVSEADDEVDRCYRDALLEWGSYFPRGSASAFIALQFCFVARYLERIADHTTNIAEHVVYTETGHSADLN, via the coding sequence ATGGGTGGAAGAACACGCTCCATTGATCAAGCATTAGCCGATTTGAAAAGGATGCTTCTGGGTATGGGAGAGAAGGTGGCTACAGCAGTGGAGCAGGCGGTGGATTCCCTCCTAACACAAAACGTTGCTTTGGCTCAGCAGGTTCGCGATTCTGATCAGACTATTGATACTTTGGAAGCCACCATTGATGATACTGTGATCAAGTTGATTGCAACCCAACAACCTGTTGCGAAGGATTTACGGAAGTTAATATCTACACTCAGGATGGCGGCTGATTTTGAGCGTATGGCTGATTTGGCCACCAACATCGCTGATGTGACTATGGTATTGCGGGATCAGGATCCCACTCTGTTACCAACGGACCCTATCGTGAAAATGGCCGAGTTGACACAGCAAATGATTCGTTCTGGTATCGTTAGTTATGTGGAGGGCGATAGTGAACGTGCTTATGTTGTTTCAGAGGCAGATGATGAGGTAGATCGGTGCTATCGTGATGCTTTACTGGAGTGGGGCTCCTATTTTCCTCGTGGTAGTGCATCGGCTTTCATAGCTCTACAATTTTGTTTCGTAGCCCGTTATTTGGAGAGAATTGCAGACCATACGACGAATATTGCTGAGCATGTTGTGTACACGGAGACGGGACATTCAGCGGATTTGAATTGA
- the polA gene encoding DNA polymerase I, producing MKRLLLLDAYSVAFRAFFALPPLTDPMGRPIQAVYGFASMLLRVLRELQPTHVGVALDVGETTFRHRVYSDYKAQRQKMPDELAMQIAGLGRLFSAFGLREFSLPGYEADDIVGTLTRRWAPELRVVIVTGDQDLLQLVEGDRVEVHLMRKGVSHTQCYNEQAVRDHFGLSPTQLIDAKGLAGDASDHIPGVPGIGSKTALTLLQRFSSLENAIEHVKQLEKRSRRWEINLCEYAEHALLCKQLATIVTDAPLPQEPLDTLGFSGAPWERVSALFTELSFQSLLSRLPSGDSTNSTNEGEEPAVEGEQESVVFVGTEEQRKSLTHWLSLDKPRSLVFEGASANPHRGPLLTMALSDGETTYCVPWDHMESVDGLRRYLADPMVPKWVHDGKRSSILLQRVGWSLEGIQCDTFQAGYLLNPTRSQPSLASLTASFLSTPLLEDGNVYTRDSQRRWVLNGVMMRHIGKKAISLACLAPVLMDRVREQGLWEWLHDVEQPLLGVLAAMELRGVRIDGAVLEQQKLELVEQMEDLERTIYGIVGSTFNLNSPRQLATILFEKLGLPTGKRTKTGFSTDMDVLTSLLPQHEVIELIILYRQLGKFRFTYVEGLQRELGDGDRVHTTFQTAVAATGRLSSTEPNLQNIPIRLEAGHKIRRAFVPSQSDWFWLTADYSQIELRILAHLSQDEIMRIAFLKSHDVHTETAAQVFGVDREAVTPSMRHQAKAINFGIVYGMSGFGLSKQLNVPHSEACSFIDRYFATYPGIKRYQEKIIERARESGFVTTLLGRRRALPDLCSPHAPSRRMAERMAINTPVQGSAADLIKQAMVQLQAWLRSEGLQSSLLLQIHDELILEGPSSELSHVAENVRRIMENTYPLLVPLVVHVATGPNWYEAKKNA from the coding sequence ATGAAACGACTCCTCCTATTGGACGCCTATAGTGTTGCTTTTCGAGCTTTTTTTGCACTTCCTCCCCTGACGGACCCGATGGGGAGGCCCATACAGGCGGTGTACGGATTCGCCTCTATGCTCCTACGGGTATTGAGAGAGCTGCAGCCTACCCATGTAGGGGTGGCTCTTGATGTGGGGGAAACTACCTTTCGCCACCGGGTCTATAGTGATTACAAGGCACAGCGACAGAAAATGCCGGACGAGTTGGCCATGCAAATAGCGGGTTTGGGTCGACTCTTTTCGGCATTTGGTTTACGGGAATTCTCCCTGCCGGGTTACGAAGCAGATGACATTGTGGGTACATTGACGCGTCGTTGGGCCCCCGAATTGCGGGTAGTGATCGTGACGGGGGATCAGGATCTCCTCCAATTGGTGGAGGGGGACCGGGTGGAAGTTCATTTGATGCGTAAAGGTGTTTCCCATACGCAGTGCTACAATGAACAAGCAGTACGGGATCATTTTGGTCTATCCCCTACACAATTGATTGATGCTAAAGGTTTGGCGGGGGATGCTTCGGATCATATTCCTGGTGTGCCTGGGATCGGGAGCAAAACAGCCCTCACTTTACTCCAACGTTTTTCTAGTTTGGAAAATGCTATCGAGCATGTAAAGCAATTGGAAAAACGTAGTAGACGCTGGGAGATCAATTTGTGTGAATATGCGGAGCATGCTCTGTTGTGTAAGCAATTGGCAACGATTGTTACGGATGCACCCTTACCTCAGGAGCCATTGGATACGCTAGGGTTTTCCGGGGCCCCCTGGGAACGGGTTTCCGCTCTTTTTACTGAGCTTTCCTTTCAGTCCCTGTTGTCCCGGTTGCCCTCGGGGGATTCTACGAATTCCACCAACGAGGGAGAGGAACCTGCTGTAGAGGGAGAACAGGAATCTGTTGTGTTTGTGGGAACAGAAGAGCAACGAAAATCCCTTACCCACTGGCTTTCGTTGGATAAGCCCCGTTCTCTTGTTTTTGAGGGTGCCTCAGCCAATCCACACCGGGGTCCATTGCTTACCATGGCTTTGTCGGATGGTGAAACTACATACTGTGTGCCCTGGGACCATATGGAGTCAGTGGATGGTTTACGCCGTTATTTGGCTGATCCGATGGTTCCTAAGTGGGTGCATGATGGTAAGCGGAGTTCCATTCTGTTGCAAAGGGTAGGTTGGTCCTTGGAAGGGATTCAATGTGATACTTTTCAGGCTGGGTATCTGTTGAATCCCACACGTTCGCAGCCTAGTTTGGCGTCCCTTACCGCTTCCTTCCTTTCTACCCCGCTGTTGGAAGATGGAAATGTATATACTAGGGATTCCCAACGTCGTTGGGTCCTCAATGGGGTCATGATGCGTCATATAGGTAAGAAGGCTATTAGCTTGGCTTGTTTAGCCCCTGTTCTTATGGATAGGGTGAGGGAGCAGGGCTTGTGGGAGTGGTTGCATGATGTGGAACAGCCCTTGTTGGGAGTTCTGGCGGCGATGGAACTACGCGGGGTCCGAATTGATGGGGCCGTTCTAGAACAACAGAAGCTAGAATTGGTAGAGCAAATGGAAGATCTGGAACGAACTATTTATGGGATTGTGGGTTCTACTTTCAACCTCAATTCCCCTCGGCAATTGGCCACCATTTTATTTGAAAAGTTGGGATTACCCACAGGAAAACGTACGAAAACGGGTTTTTCCACTGATATGGATGTATTGACTTCTTTGCTTCCCCAACATGAGGTAATCGAACTCATCATACTGTACCGCCAATTGGGGAAGTTTCGCTTTACCTATGTGGAGGGATTGCAACGGGAGTTAGGGGATGGGGATCGAGTTCACACTACCTTTCAAACCGCAGTAGCTGCAACGGGTCGATTGAGTAGTACGGAACCCAATCTGCAAAATATCCCGATCCGCTTGGAGGCGGGGCATAAGATTCGCCGGGCCTTTGTTCCTTCACAATCGGATTGGTTTTGGTTGACTGCTGATTATTCACAAATCGAGTTGCGTATTTTGGCCCATCTCTCTCAGGATGAGATTATGCGGATTGCCTTTCTGAAATCCCATGATGTACATACGGAAACGGCGGCACAGGTATTTGGGGTGGATCGTGAGGCTGTAACACCATCCATGCGTCATCAGGCGAAGGCAATCAACTTTGGTATTGTGTATGGAATGAGCGGTTTTGGTTTGTCCAAGCAATTGAATGTACCCCATTCCGAGGCCTGTTCCTTCATCGATCGCTATTTTGCAACCTATCCAGGGATCAAGAGATACCAGGAGAAAATCATTGAGAGAGCTAGGGAATCTGGTTTTGTGACTACCCTCCTCGGACGCCGACGCGCCTTGCCTGATCTTTGTTCCCCGCATGCACCGAGTCGACGGATGGCAGAAAGAATGGCAATCAATACCCCCGTGCAGGGTTCGGCGGCTGATTTGATCAAACAAGCTATGGTGCAATTGCAGGCTTGGTTGCGAAGCGAGGGCCTACAATCCTCCCTATTGTTGCAGATTCATGATGAGCTCATATTGGAGGGCCCATCTTCTGAGTTATCCCATGTGGCAGAAAATGTTCGCCGTATCATGGAAAATACCTACCCCCTTCTTGTTCCCCTAGTGGTTCATGTGGCCACGGGTCCGAATTGGTATGAGGCGAAGAAAAATGCCTGA